One stretch of Lacrimispora sphenoides DNA includes these proteins:
- a CDS encoding ribonuclease J yields MKKQDSNAKVKIIPLGGMEQIGMNITAFECEDSIIIVDCGLAFPTDDMLGIDLVIPDVSYLKQNIDKVKGFVITHGHEDHIGALPYILRDINVPVYGTKLTIALIENKLKEHNLLKNTKRKVIKHGQSVNLGCFRIEFIKTNHSIADASALAIFSPAGVILHTGDFKIDYTPVFGEPADLERFAELGKKGVLALMCDSTNAIRPGFTPSEKTVGKTFDNIFADHKNNRILVATFASNVDRVQQVINSAAKYGRKVVVEGRSMVNVIGTASELGYINIPDGTLIEIDQLKNYPDEQTVLITTGSQGESMAALSRMASSTHKKISIKPTDVIILSSHPIPGNEKAVSKVVNELSMKGAEVISDDTHVSGHACQEEIKLMYALVRPKYAIPVHGEYRHIMAQKNLVQAMGTPKENVIIMSSGDVVELGQESWKIVDHVQAGGILVDGLGVGDVGNIVLRDRQNLAQNGIIVVVLTLEKYSNQLLAGPDIVSRGFVYVRESEDLMEEARNIVNDAVADCLDRHVNDWGKIKNVIRDSLSDFLWKRMKRNPMILPIIMEV; encoded by the coding sequence TTGAAAAAACAAGACAGTAACGCGAAAGTTAAAATCATTCCTTTAGGCGGAATGGAGCAGATCGGTATGAATATCACTGCTTTTGAATGTGAAGACAGCATCATCATTGTGGACTGCGGACTTGCATTCCCAACCGATGATATGTTAGGAATCGATCTGGTGATACCGGATGTCTCTTACTTAAAACAGAACATTGATAAAGTAAAGGGATTTGTTATCACCCATGGCCACGAGGACCATATCGGCGCTCTTCCCTACATTTTAAGGGATATCAATGTGCCGGTATACGGAACAAAGCTTACCATTGCCCTGATCGAGAACAAGCTGAAAGAACATAATTTATTAAAAAACACCAAGAGAAAGGTGATCAAGCACGGGCAGTCCGTTAATTTAGGCTGTTTCCGTATCGAATTTATCAAGACCAACCACAGCATCGCCGATGCCTCCGCCCTTGCCATTTTTTCTCCGGCCGGCGTGATTCTGCATACAGGCGATTTTAAGATTGACTACACTCCCGTATTCGGGGAACCGGCTGATTTAGAGCGTTTTGCCGAGCTGGGAAAAAAGGGCGTACTTGCCCTGATGTGTGACAGTACCAATGCCATCAGGCCGGGATTCACTCCTTCGGAAAAGACCGTGGGAAAGACCTTTGACAACATTTTTGCAGACCATAAGAATAACCGAATCCTTGTAGCCACCTTTGCTTCAAACGTTGACCGGGTACAGCAGGTCATCAATTCCGCAGCCAAGTATGGCCGCAAGGTAGTGGTAGAGGGCCGCAGCATGGTCAATGTGATCGGCACAGCCAGTGAGCTTGGCTATATCAATATTCCGGATGGAACCCTCATTGAAATTGACCAGTTAAAAAATTATCCCGATGAGCAAACTGTGCTCATCACCACCGGAAGCCAGGGAGAATCCATGGCAGCACTTTCCCGTATGGCAAGCAGCACCCATAAAAAGATTTCCATTAAGCCAACCGATGTGATAATTTTAAGCTCTCATCCGATTCCTGGCAATGAAAAGGCTGTTTCCAAGGTCGTTAACGAGCTTTCCATGAAGGGAGCAGAGGTTATCAGCGATGACACTCATGTATCTGGACATGCATGCCAGGAGGAAATCAAGTTGATGTATGCCCTGGTCCGTCCCAAATACGCCATCCCGGTTCACGGTGAATACCGTCATATCATGGCCCAGAAGAATCTGGTTCAGGCGATGGGAACCCCTAAGGAGAATGTGATTATCATGTCTTCCGGCGATGTGGTGGAGCTGGGACAGGAATCCTGGAAGATCGTGGACCATGTGCAGGCAGGAGGAATCCTGGTAGATGGTCTTGGCGTCGGAGATGTAGGGAATATCGTTTTAAGAGACAGGCAGAACCTTGCACAGAACGGAATTATCGTGGTGGTTCTGACCCTGGAGAAATATTCCAATCAACTTTTGGCAGGTCCGGATATTGTATCCAGAGGATTTGTTTATGTACGTGAGTCTGAGGATTTAATGGAGGAGGCAAGGAACATTGTCAATGACGCTGTTGCTGACTGCCTGGACCGCCATGTCAATGACTGGGGTAAGATTAAGAATGTGATACGGGATAGCTTAAGCGACTTTTTATGGAAGCGGATGAAACGGAATCCTATGATTCTGCCAATCATTATGGAAGTATAG
- a CDS encoding O-methyltransferase: MIVNDRITDYIKSLEKDRSPLLTKIGKKARQEGVPIIREETAAFLQTMTAAMRPKAILEVGTAVGYSTLLMAEAMPPDCHITTIEKYEKRIPEAKENFIEAGETERITLLEGDAQEILKGLDRPFDLVFMDAAKGQYLLWLPRILELMAPGGMLISDNVLQDGDIIESRYAVERRNRTIHGRMREYLYELKHSERLTTTIVPIGDGITVSILI, translated from the coding sequence ATGATTGTAAACGACAGGATAACGGATTATATAAAGTCTCTGGAAAAAGATAGAAGCCCGCTCCTTACAAAGATAGGGAAAAAGGCGAGGCAGGAAGGTGTTCCGATCATCAGGGAAGAAACTGCCGCTTTTCTACAGACAATGACTGCCGCCATGAGGCCAAAGGCCATACTGGAGGTTGGGACGGCGGTGGGATACTCTACTCTTTTAATGGCCGAGGCTATGCCGCCTGACTGCCATATCACCACCATAGAAAAATATGAAAAAAGGATTCCAGAGGCCAAAGAAAATTTTATAGAGGCCGGAGAAACAGAGCGGATCACCTTGCTAGAGGGAGATGCGCAGGAGATATTAAAGGGGCTTGACCGCCCCTTTGACCTTGTTTTCATGGATGCGGCCAAGGGGCAGTATCTTTTGTGGCTGCCAAGGATTTTAGAGCTTATGGCCCCAGGAGGGATGCTGATTTCCGATAATGTCCTTCAGGATGGGGATATCATAGAATCCCGCTATGCGGTGGAGCGCCGGAACCGGACCATTCACGGGCGGATGCGGGAATACTTATATGAGCTTAAGCATTCTGAGCGGCTTACAACGACCATTGTACCAATCGGGGACGGGATTACCGTCAGCATACTGATCTGA
- a CDS encoding endolytic transglycosylase MltG — protein sequence MSRATKEINKITGAVIAISSRLIILALVILLLYEGVTRGYEFGHEIFYASAMEAEPGRDKEITINKGTSVSQAAKILKDSGLISNEYSFIIQAEFFDYKVKPGDYTFNTSMTSKEILQIMNENTEEKEVKK from the coding sequence ATGAGCCGTGCGACGAAAGAGATTAATAAAATAACTGGAGCAGTCATTGCGATTTCAAGCAGGCTTATTATCCTTGCCCTGGTGATCCTTCTCCTTTATGAGGGAGTTACAAGAGGATACGAGTTCGGCCATGAGATATTCTATGCCTCTGCAATGGAAGCAGAGCCGGGACGTGACAAGGAGATAACCATTAACAAAGGAACTTCCGTATCCCAGGCGGCAAAGATTTTAAAGGACAGTGGTTTGATATCCAATGAATATTCCTTTATCATACAGGCGGAGTTTTTTGATTATAAGGTAAAACCGGGAGACTATACCTTTAACACTTCCATGACCTCAAAGGAAATCCTTCAGATAATGAATGAGAATACAGAGGAAAAGGAAGTAAAAAAATGA
- a CDS encoding peptidase U32 family protein — MRKTELLIPAGSLEVLKTAVVYGADAVYIGGEAFGLRAKAKNFTMEEIREGIVFAHERGVKVYVTANILAHNDDLTGVEEYFKELKETGLDALIISDPGVFAIAKRIMPDLEIHISTQANNTNYGTYLFWHQLGAKRVVSARELSLAEIKEIRSQIPEDMEIESFIHGAMCISYSGRCLLSNFMTGRDANQGACTHPCRWKYSIVEEQRPGEYMPVYENERGTYFFNSKDLCMIEHIPEMMDAGIDSFKIEGRMKTALYVATVARTYRKAIDDYNKDPEIYRTNMEWYRSEIGKCTYREFTTGFYFSKPDSTTQIYDNNTYVKNYTYLGTIEAVDERGFARTTQKNKFSVGDTIEVMKPDGRNLEVLVKAIYDEEGNSQESAPHSKQVLYLEFEGDVPQEYDILRCKA; from the coding sequence ATGAGAAAGACCGAACTTTTGATTCCGGCAGGCAGCCTGGAAGTACTTAAAACTGCGGTAGTTTACGGCGCAGACGCCGTCTACATCGGGGGAGAAGCCTTTGGCCTCCGCGCCAAGGCAAAGAATTTTACAATGGAAGAGATCCGGGAAGGAATTGTCTTTGCCCACGAAAGAGGGGTAAAGGTCTATGTCACGGCCAACATTCTGGCCCATAATGATGACCTGACCGGAGTTGAGGAATATTTTAAAGAATTAAAGGAAACAGGCCTTGATGCCTTGATTATCTCCGATCCGGGAGTATTTGCTATTGCAAAGCGTATCATGCCGGATCTGGAAATTCATATCAGCACTCAGGCAAACAATACCAATTACGGGACCTATCTGTTCTGGCACCAGCTTGGAGCCAAACGGGTCGTTTCCGCCAGGGAGCTTTCTTTGGCAGAGATTAAAGAAATACGCAGCCAGATTCCGGAAGACATGGAGATTGAAAGCTTCATTCATGGGGCGATGTGCATTTCCTATTCCGGGCGCTGTCTTTTAAGCAATTTTATGACAGGAAGAGATGCCAATCAGGGAGCCTGTACCCATCCATGCCGCTGGAAGTATTCCATTGTTGAGGAACAACGGCCCGGGGAATACATGCCAGTCTATGAAAATGAGCGGGGAACCTATTTCTTCAATTCCAAAGATTTATGCATGATCGAACATATTCCGGAGATGATGGATGCGGGGATTGACAGCTTTAAGATCGAGGGCCGCATGAAAACCGCCCTTTATGTAGCCACTGTGGCCAGAACCTACCGAAAGGCCATTGATGATTATAACAAGGACCCTGAAATCTACCGGACCAATATGGAGTGGTACCGCTCCGAAATCGGCAAATGCACCTACCGGGAATTTACCACCGGCTTTTATTTTAGCAAACCTGATTCCACCACCCAGATCTATGACAACAATACTTATGTAAAAAACTATACGTATCTGGGAACCATTGAGGCAGTGGATGAGAGAGGATTTGCCCGTACCACGCAGAAGAACAAGTTTTCCGTAGGAGACACCATTGAGGTGATGAAGCCCGATGGCAGGAACTTGGAAGTCCTTGTAAAAGCCATTTATGATGAAGAAGGAAATTCCCAGGAAAGCGCCCCTCATTCCAAGCAGGTGCTGTACTTAGAGTTTGAAGGGGACGTACCGCAGGAATACGATATTTTGCGCTGCAAGGCCTGA